In a single window of the Pseudobacteriovorax antillogorgiicola genome:
- a CDS encoding FAD-binding domain-containing protein, translated as MVGASTAGLEQKYHPTGEELKNLENALQGTTGIIAFDTWVEELVNTGYLHNHARMWFASIWCFTLKLPWYRGAQFFYENLLDGDPAANTLSWRWVVGLHTKGKTYQARQSNIETYTEGRFSPEDLSGTSWVPDDSAENNVCYEILPLPTQPESGDHLIVWPDDWSIDVYFKDFKPQSVAMIHPHWESPKRQQHVKDYREAAFYATLRRFQNLGWNCSIIQNGNDLQSYLTVNEAQQISWMKPFVGEGRDLLDQLQPLFDGHRTRELRRAWDDFFFPKAKKGFFTLKKSIPKAVANLDRYF; from the coding sequence ATGGTTGGAGCATCGACCGCAGGTTTGGAGCAAAAGTATCACCCCACTGGCGAGGAGCTTAAAAACCTTGAAAATGCCCTTCAGGGAACAACAGGTATCATTGCCTTCGACACCTGGGTAGAGGAACTTGTAAATACTGGTTATCTCCATAACCACGCCAGGATGTGGTTTGCCAGTATCTGGTGTTTTACATTAAAGCTGCCTTGGTATCGTGGCGCGCAATTCTTCTATGAAAATCTGCTCGACGGCGATCCTGCGGCTAACACCCTGAGCTGGCGCTGGGTCGTTGGACTTCACACCAAAGGTAAGACCTACCAAGCTAGGCAATCGAATATTGAAACCTACACAGAGGGTCGGTTTTCGCCGGAAGATTTATCTGGAACCAGTTGGGTTCCTGATGATAGTGCAGAAAACAACGTTTGCTATGAAATTTTGCCTCTACCCACTCAGCCTGAGTCTGGAGATCATTTGATCGTTTGGCCCGATGATTGGAGCATTGATGTCTATTTTAAAGACTTCAAGCCACAGTCAGTAGCCATGATCCATCCCCATTGGGAAAGCCCGAAACGCCAGCAGCATGTGAAAGACTATCGTGAGGCGGCCTTTTATGCAACGCTGCGGCGTTTTCAGAATCTCGGCTGGAACTGTAGCATCATTCAAAACGGGAATGACCTGCAATCCTACCTTACTGTAAATGAGGCCCAACAGATAAGTTGGATGAAGCCCTTTGTGGGTGAAGGTCGAGACCTTCTAGACCAGCTCCAGCCACTGTTCGATGGACATCGCACGAGGGAGCTGAGGCGAGCCTGGGACGATTTCTTTTTTCCGAAAGCCAAGAAAGGCTTCTTCACTTTGAAAAAATCTATTCCGAAGGCTGTGGCTAACCTTGATCGGTACTTTTGA